The following proteins come from a genomic window of Triticum aestivum cultivar Chinese Spring chromosome 6A, IWGSC CS RefSeq v2.1, whole genome shotgun sequence:
- the LOC543229 gene encoding cyclin-dependent kinase A-2, with protein MDQYEKVEKIGEGTYGVVYKAKDRYTNETIALKKIRLEQEDEGVPSTAIREISLLKEMQHRNIVRLQDVVHNEKCIYLVFEYLDLDLKKHMDSSADFKNHHIVKSFLYQILHGIAYCHSHRVLHRDLKPQNLLIDRRTNSLKLADFGLARAFGIPVRTFTHEVVTLWYRAPEILLGARQYSTPVDVWSVGCIFAEMVNQKPLFPGDSEIDELFKIFRIMGTPNEETWPGVSSLPDYKSAFPKWPSVDLATVVPTLEPLGLDLLSKMLCLDPTRRINARTALEHEYFKDLDVSS; from the exons ATGGACCAG TACGAGAAGGTGGAGAAGATCGGGGAGGGCACGTACGGGGTGGTGTACAAGGCCAAGGACCGCTACACCAACGAGACGATCGCGCTCAAGAAGATCCGGCTGGAGCAGGAGGACGAGGGCGTCCCCTCCACCGCCATCCGCGAGATCTCCCTCCTCAAGGAGATGCAGCACCGGAACATCGTCAG GCTGCAGGACGTGGTGCACAACGAGAAGTGCATATACCTCGTCTTCGAGTACCTCGACCTCGACCTCAAGAAGCACATGGACTCCTCCGCGGACTTCAAGAACCACCACATAGTCAAG TCCTTCCTCTACCAGATCCTGCACGGCATCGCCTACTGCCACTCGCACCGTGTGCTTCACAGGGATCTCAAGCCCCAGAACCTGCTGATAGATCGCCGTACCAATTCATTGAAGCTTGCTGACTTCGGATTGGCGAGGGCGTTCGGCATTCCTGTCCGGACATTTACTCACGAG GTGGTGACATTATGGTATAGAGCACCAGAAATTCTTCTGGGTGCGAGGCAGTATTCTACCCCTGTTGATGTGTGGTCGGTTGGTTGCATTTTCGCCGAAATGGTGAATCAGAAACCTCTATTTCCTGGTGATTCTGAGATTGATGAACTCTTCAAGATTTTCAG AATTATGGGCACTCCTAATGAAGAAACCTGGCCAGGTGTTTCTTCGTTACCTGACTACAAATCAGCTTTCCCCAAGTGGCCGTCCGTG GATCTTGCAACTGTGGTTCCAACACTCGAACCTTTGGGACTTGATCTTCTCTCT AAAATGCTCTGCTTAGATCCAACCAGAAGAATCAACGCCCGAACCGCCCTCGAgcacgagtacttcaaggatctgGACGTATCCTCGTAG